A genomic window from Chaetodon auriga isolate fChaAug3 chromosome 13, fChaAug3.hap1, whole genome shotgun sequence includes:
- the LOC143330402 gene encoding gamma-crystallin M3-like, whose translation MTMGKIIFYEDRNFQGRSYETSSDCADMSSYLSRCHSCRVESGCFMVYDRTNYMGNQFFVRRGEYSDYQRMGMSDCIRSCRMIPMHRGQFRMRIYERENFGGQMNELMDDCDNMMDRYRMSDCQSCNVMDGHWLMYEQPHYRGRMMYLRPGEYRSFRDMGMSGMRFMSMRRIMDSCY comes from the exons ATGACCATGGGCAAG attatCTTCTATGAGGACAGGAACTTCCAGGGTCGTTCCTATGAGACCAGCAGCGACTGCGCTGACATGTCCTCCTACCTGAGCAGGTGCCACTCCTGCAGGGTGGAGAGCGGCTGCTTCATGGTCTACGACCGCACTAACTACATGGGAAACCAGTTCTTTGTCAGGAGGGGAGAGTACTCTGACTACCAGCGTATGGGAATGAGTGATTGTATCAGGTCTTGCCGCATGATCCCCATG CACAGAGGCCAGTTCAGGATGAGGATCTATGAGAGGGAGAACTTCGGTGGTCAGATGAATGAGCTGATGGACGACTGCGACAACATGATGGACCGCTACCGTATGTCCGACTGCCAGTCCTGCAACGTGATGGACGGCCACTGGCTGATGTACGAGCAGCCCCACTACAGAGGCAGGATGATGTACCTGAGGCCCGGAGAGTACAGGAGCTTCAGGGACATGGGCATGAGTGGCATGAGGTTCATGAGCATGAGGCGTATCATGGATTCCTGTTATTAG
- the LOC143330403 gene encoding gamma-crystallin M3-like — protein sequence MHGKIIFYEDRNFQGRSYETSSDCADMSSHLSRCHSCKVESGCFMIYDRPNYMGQQYLLRRGEYSDYQRMMGFGDCIRSCRMIPMHKGSYKIRIYEMENFGGQMYELMDDCDNIQDRYHMSDCQSCNVMDGHWLMYEQPHYRGRMMYLRPGEYRSFRDMGYNGMRFSSIRRITDSC from the exons ATGCACGGCAAG ATCATCTTCTACGAGGACAGGAACTTCCAAGGTCGTTCCTATGAGACCAGCAGCGACTGCGCTGACATGTCCTCCCATCTGAGCAGGTGCCACTCCTGCAAGGTGGAGAGCGGCTGCTTCATGATCTACGACCGTCCCAACTACATGGGTCAGCAATACTTGCTTAGGAGAGGGGAGTACTCTGACTACCAGCGTATGATGGGTTTCGGTGACTGCATCAGGTCTTGTCGTATGATCCCCATG CACAAAGGGTCCTATAAAATAAGGATCTACGAGATGGAAAACTTTGGAGGTCAGATGTATGAGCTGATGGATGACTGTGACAACATCCAAGACCGTTACCACATGTCTGATTGCCAGTCCTGCAACGTGATGGACGGCCACTGGCTGATGTACGAGCAGCCCCACTACAGAGGCAGGATGATGTACCTGAGGCCCGGAGAGTACAGGAGCTTCAGGGACATGGGATACAATGGAATGAGATTCAGCTCTATCAGACGTATTACTGACTCCTGTTAG
- the LOC143330333 gene encoding gamma-crystallin M3-like, producing MTTTDMSMGKIIFYEDRNFQGRSYECMSDCADMSSYLSRCHSCRVESGCFMVYDRPNYMGNQSFMRRGEYADYMSMMGWSGGIRSCRMIPMHRGQFRMRIYERENFGGQMHELMEDCDNIMDRYRMSDCQSCNVMDGHWLMYEQPHYRGRMMYLRPGEYRSFRDMGMSGMRFMSMRRIMDMC from the exons ATGACCACCACTGATATGAGCATGGGCAAG ATCATCTTCTACGAGGACAGGAACTTCCAGGGGCGCTCCTATGAGTGCATGAGCGACTGCGCTGACATGTCCTCCTACCTGAGCAGGTGTCACTCCTGCAGGGTGGAGAGCGGCTGCTTCATGGTCTACGACCGTCCCAACTACATGGGAAACCAGTCCTTCATGAGGAGGGGCGAGTACGCTGACTACATGAGCATGATGGGATGGAGCGGTGGTATCAGGTCTTGCCGTATGATCCCCATG cacagaggccaGTTCAGGATGAGGATCTATGAGAGGGAGAACTTCGGTGGTCAGATGCATGAGCTGATGGAAGACTGCGACAACATCATGGACCGCTACCGTATGTCCGACTGCCAGTCCTGCAACGTGATGGACGGCCACTGGCTGATGTACGAGCAGCCCCACTACAGAGGCAGGATGATGTACCTGAGGCCTGGAGAGTACAGGAGCTTCAGGGACATGGGCATGAGTGGCATGAGGTTCATGAGCATGAGGCGTATCATGGACATGTGTTAg
- the LOC143330491 gene encoding gamma-crystallin M3-like, whose translation MTNTGMSMRGKIIFYEDRNFQGRSYECMSDCSDMTSYLSRCHSCRVESGCFMVYDRPNYMGNQYFMRRGEYADYMSMMGMRDCIRSCRMIPMHRGQFRMRIYERENFSGQMHELMDDCDNIMDRYRMSDCMSCNVMDGHWLMYEQPHFRGRMMYLRPGEYRSFREMGMSGMRFMSMRRIMDSCY comes from the exons ATGACCAACACCGGCATGAGCATGAGGGGAAAG ATCATCTTCTACGAGGACAGGAACTTCCAGGGGCGCTCCTATGAGTGCATGAGTGACTGCTCTGACATGACCTCCTACCTGAGCAGGTGTCACTCCTGCAGGGTGGAGAGCGGCTGCTTCATGGTCTACGACCGTCCCAACTACATGGGAAACCAGTACTTCATGAGGAGGGGCGAGTACGCTGACTACATGAGCATGATGGGAATGAGAGACTGCATCAGGTCTTGCCGTATGATCCCCATG cacagaggccaGTTCAGGATGAGGATCTATGAGAGGGAGAACTTCAGTGGTCAGATGCATGAGCTGATGGACGACTGCGACAACATCATGGACCGCTACCGTATGTCCGACTGCATGTCCTGCAACGTGATGGACGGCCACTGGCTGATGTACGAGCAGCCCCACTTCAGAGGCAGGATGATGTACCTGAGGCCCGGAGAGTACAGGAGCTTCCGCGAAATGGGCATGAGTGGCATGAGGTTCATGAGTATGAGGCGTATCATGGACTCTTGCTACTAA
- the LOC143330492 gene encoding gamma-crystallin M3-like, whose amino-acid sequence MTMGKIIFYEDRNFQGRSYECMSDCSDMTSYLSRCHSCRVESGCFMVYDRPNYMGNQYFMRRGEYADYMSMMGMRDCIRSCRMIPMHRGQFRMRIYERENFGGQMNELTDDCDNIMDRYRMSDCMSCNVMDGHWLMYEQPHYRGRMMYLRPGEYRSFRDMGMSGTRFMSMRRIMDM is encoded by the exons ATGACCATGGGAAAG ATCATCTTCTACGAGGACAGGAACTTCCAGGGGCGCTCCTATGAGTGCATGAGTGACTGCTCTGACATGACCTCCTACCTGAGCAGGTGCCACTCCTGCAGGGTGGAGAGCGGCTGCTTCATGGTCTACGACCGTCCCAACTACATGGGAAACCAGTACTTCATGAGGAGGGGCGAGTACGCTGACTACATGAGCATGATGGGAATGAGAGACTGCATCAGGTCTTGCCGTATGATTCCCATG cacagaggccaGTTCAGGATGAGGATCTATGAGAGGGAGAACTTCGGTGGTCAGATGAATGAGCTGACGGATGACTGCGACAACATCATGGACCGCTACCGTATGTCCGACTGCATGTCCTGCAACGTGATGGATGGCCACTGGCTGATGTACGAGCAGCCCCACTACAGAGGCAGGATGATGTACCTGAGGCCCGGAGAGTACAGGAGCTTCAGGGACATGGGCATGAGTGGCACAAGGTTCATGAGCATGAGGCGTATCATGGACATGTAA